The nucleotide sequence TACTCCCAGGCGTTCAGCCAGACCCTCGAGCTGCCCCAGCAGCCGAGCGTCGCGGCTTGACGAATCGGCGGTACGCAACCTTGCCACCATCATCGACAGCTTAGCATCGTAACGTATGTCCGTGTCAAACAAGGGAGCGCCCAGGCCGCCTAGCGCGCGTCTTTGGCGCAGCGGAAGCCCAGGCAGAATGTCTTAAACGACTCGTTGTCAACCACCAGAAGCGCGTTGACCGTGACCAACTGCGAGCTCAGGACATAGCTGCCGCCCTTGAACATGAACGGTCCGCCGTCGTTGCCGACCGTGGGCTTGATCCACTCCGAGACGTTGCCCACCATGTCCAGACAGCCGTAAGGCGAACGGCCCTCGGGAAAGGCGTCCACCGGCGTTACCGTTCCGCGACCGGTTTCGAGGCTGTTGCAGCGTCCGGACCTGAACTGGTCGCCCCAGGGGTAGGTCCGACCGTCGCTCCCCGCCGCGGCCAGCTCCCACTCGGCCTGGGTGAGCAGGCGCTTGCCCGACCAGGCGAGGTAGGCTGAGACGTCGTCCATGCTGATCCAGACCACGGGGCAGCGATCCTTGCCCGAGAGGAAGCGATCACGGTCGAGCCAGTCCTCGGGGATCCGGTGATTGGTGGCCGTTAGGAACTCGCGATAGCGCTCGTAGGTCACCGGCTCGTAGTCGATCAGGAACGGCGCGACCTGTAGAGCTTTGCCCTGGGCGTTTCGGCTCAGCTTCCCGCCGGGCACGTAAACCATTCCCGCGGGAACTTTCAGACCGTCGGGCGGCGGCGCTACGATCGGTGGCGGTTGCTGCGGCTGGCGGATCTCGACCGGCTTTGCCGCGGGTCGTTCGACGGGCTGTGCTGCTGGCTTGGCTGCGGCCGGTCTCAGCGGCTGCGGGACCGGTCGCGGCTTGTCCAGAGGTTTGGATACCGGCCGCGGCAGCGGTTTGACATCGGCTGTAGGCTCGACCTTGACCTCGGACTTGGGCTTGGCCGCCTTGGGCTGCGCAGCCCGCCGGGCTTTGTCCTTGGCTTGTTCAGCCGCCTGGGCCTTGGCCTTGGCCTCGACCTTAGCCTTGAGCTCTGCTGGAGGCTCGATCTTCTCCGGCGGCTGCTGCTTGAACAGATGGCCGCAACCCGGGCAGAATTTCGCCTCGTTGCTTACTTTACGACCGCACTCGGGACAGGAGACGATCGTGCGTTTGCGCGGTGCGAATTTCTTCGGGTCGTAGCGCGACTTGGTTTGCGGGATGCCCTCTGGGGATTCTTTCTTGCTGCCCAGGCTTTTCTCGATCTCGTCTTGGAACAGGTGCCCGCAACGCGAGCAGAAGATCGCCTGGAGTACGCCCTGGAATCCGCAGGCCGGACACAGTTTGGGCAACGCGGACTTACAGCGGCGACACTGTTTCGCGGTATCGAAGTTGGCCGCGTGGCATTGAGTACAAGTAATCGTCATCGTAGTGCTTCAGCCCTATGTTACCCAAGGGGCGGGCCCCGCGCAATCGATAGCTATTACCGGATGTAACGCGCGGATAATATTATCAACATTATTCCCCTCCCCAACCTTACCTTCGTCGCGGAGAGCATGAACCACAAGCATGGTTGCTCGCGTGCCATGCGGGCACCTCAAAGCTGCCACCTCCCCCGCTTTATGTTGACAATGTATTGCGTTGTATTACAATCCGTCCATGAGCAAGCAACTCACGAAGCGACCTACAGCCAAACCCGTGTCCGAGCCCGAGCGCGAGCGCATGGACCGCGTGCTTCAGGCGCGGGTCTCGGAGTCGCTCTACCGCCAGTTGGCCGAACAGGCCGCGCGACTGCGGGTGCCGGTAAGCAACCTGGTTCGCAACATCCTCGAGGACTCCACGCGGTTCCTCGGGCACATCGTGGACGGCGGATTCGAGATCGTCCAGGCGCTGAACCAGCATGCCAGCGAGGCCGAGCTCGACGCTGTGCTCGGCTGGCAACCGATGAGCGCCAACAAGCAG is from Candidatus Alcyoniella australis and encodes:
- a CDS encoding SUMF1/EgtB/PvdO family nonheme iron enzyme; the encoded protein is MTITCTQCHAANFDTAKQCRRCKSALPKLCPACGFQGVLQAIFCSRCGHLFQDEIEKSLGSKKESPEGIPQTKSRYDPKKFAPRKRTIVSCPECGRKVSNEAKFCPGCGHLFKQQPPEKIEPPAELKAKVEAKAKAQAAEQAKDKARRAAQPKAAKPKSEVKVEPTADVKPLPRPVSKPLDKPRPVPQPLRPAAAKPAAQPVERPAAKPVEIRQPQQPPPIVAPPPDGLKVPAGMVYVPGGKLSRNAQGKALQVAPFLIDYEPVTYERYREFLTATNHRIPEDWLDRDRFLSGKDRCPVVWISMDDVSAYLAWSGKRLLTQAEWELAAAGSDGRTYPWGDQFRSGRCNSLETGRGTVTPVDAFPEGRSPYGCLDMVGNVSEWIKPTVGNDGGPFMFKGGSYVLSSQLVTVNALLVVDNESFKTFCLGFRCAKDAR